The Sphaerospermopsis torques-reginae ITEP-024 genome has a window encoding:
- the scpB gene encoding SMC-Scp complex subunit ScpB produces the protein MSKNIAIAIKIEAILYLKGKPLSVSEIAEYAGCDRHTAEEGIIELMDNYARRDSALEVVETANGYSLQLRSDFHDLVQTLIPVELGVGALRTLAAIALNSPILQSELIELRGSGVYQHVPELVELGFVRKRRDNESRSYSLQVTPKFHQYFQIDQLPEIIPKTDKEQQLELELDGTGDG, from the coding sequence ATGTCCAAGAATATAGCCATAGCAATCAAAATAGAAGCGATTTTGTATTTAAAGGGTAAACCTTTGTCTGTGAGTGAAATAGCCGAGTATGCTGGGTGCGATCGCCATACAGCAGAAGAAGGTATAATTGAACTGATGGATAATTATGCCCGTCGAGATAGTGCGCTAGAAGTTGTCGAAACCGCAAATGGTTATAGTTTGCAACTGCGGTCAGATTTTCATGATTTAGTACAGACTTTGATCCCTGTAGAGTTGGGTGTGGGAGCTTTACGGACTTTAGCAGCGATCGCTCTTAACAGTCCCATTTTGCAAAGTGAGTTAATAGAACTGCGGGGTTCAGGTGTATATCAGCACGTTCCTGAACTGGTAGAATTAGGATTTGTGCGTAAACGACGAGACAATGAATCCCGGTCATATTCATTACAAGTCACGCCAAAATTTCACCAATATTTCCAAATTGATCAACTTCCCGAAATTATTCCCAAAACCGACAAAGAACAACAATTAGAACTAGAGTTAGATGGGACAGGTGATGGGTGA
- the ispD gene encoding 2-C-methyl-D-erythritol 4-phosphate cytidylyltransferase, with product MYLLIPAAGSGKRMGADRNKLLLQVRSKTLIAWTLLAAEAASAISWIGIISQPHDWEDFKAILADLKLTKPVEFIPGGATRQESVYNGLQALPENAEQVLIHDGARCLATPDLFNACAAAILHCPGLIAAIPVKDTMKVVGESGIIQSTPSREQLWAAQTPQGFDVKLLKECHAEGVRQGWEVTDDAALLEKCGIEVRIVPGEETNLKVTTPQDLAIAEFILCHREQVTGDR from the coding sequence GTGTATTTATTAATTCCGGCCGCAGGTAGCGGTAAAAGAATGGGTGCTGACCGCAATAAACTGTTATTACAGGTTCGCTCAAAAACTCTTATTGCTTGGACTTTGTTAGCTGCGGAAGCTGCTAGTGCTATCAGTTGGATCGGAATTATTTCCCAACCTCATGACTGGGAGGACTTTAAGGCAATTTTGGCTGATTTAAAGCTAACTAAACCTGTGGAGTTTATTCCTGGTGGTGCTACCCGCCAAGAGTCGGTTTATAACGGATTACAGGCATTACCAGAAAATGCTGAACAGGTATTAATTCATGATGGGGCGCGATGTTTAGCTACACCGGACTTATTTAATGCTTGTGCAGCAGCTATTCTTCATTGTCCAGGGTTAATTGCGGCTATACCTGTAAAAGATACAATGAAAGTTGTGGGGGAAAGTGGCATAATTCAAAGTACACCTAGCAGAGAGCAACTTTGGGCAGCGCAAACTCCCCAAGGATTTGATGTGAAGTTGTTAAAAGAATGTCATGCTGAGGGTGTGCGTCAAGGTTGGGAAGTGACAGATGATGCCGCTTTGTTGGAAAAATGCGGGATTGAAGTACGGATAGTACCAGGAGAGGAGACTAATTTGAAAGTGACAACTCCTCAAGATTTGGCGATCGCAGAATTTATTCTCTGTCACAGGGAACAGGTGACAGGTGACAGGTGA
- a CDS encoding glycosyltransferase family 9 protein, with amino-acid sequence MRVVAFAPGSIGDQVLFFPTLDDLKRSYPDALIDVVVEPRSKAAYRVSKSVHEVLTFDYKDRNSLADWGNLVGTIRDREYDVAITAGESWFVGLFLWLTGIPTRIGFQGSGANFLTNVVSPNTSQYIPSMYHDLLQPLGIKTPCPPLAVNLLKPDIEWAQQQQKRLGINDTGYILIYGGSGKLSQINGADTSYPVASWQQIIQDCQRKQPDLPVVVIKETEDDKFVSSLVQSCPGIKVIAIDDVGKLTAIIGGASLMLSLNSAPLQVAVAVQTYTIALLGSTDPGKILPTSDKFLAIKSPTGKTADIAPATVLEKIWGG; translated from the coding sequence ATGCGAGTAGTAGCTTTTGCACCTGGTTCAATTGGCGACCAAGTTCTTTTTTTCCCCACTTTGGATGATCTCAAGCGTTCCTATCCTGACGCTTTGATAGATGTCGTTGTGGAACCCCGGTCTAAGGCTGCCTACCGAGTGAGCAAGTCAGTTCACGAGGTATTGACCTTTGATTACAAGGATCGTAATAGTTTAGCAGATTGGGGTAACTTGGTGGGAACAATCCGCGATCGCGAATATGATGTTGCCATCACTGCTGGAGAAAGTTGGTTTGTCGGTTTGTTTCTCTGGTTGACTGGTATTCCCACTCGCATTGGCTTCCAAGGTAGTGGTGCAAATTTTCTCACCAATGTTGTATCTCCCAACACATCCCAATATATACCCTCCATGTATCATGATTTGTTGCAACCTTTGGGAATCAAGACACCTTGCCCACCGTTAGCAGTAAATCTACTGAAACCAGATATTGAATGGGCGCAACAGCAACAAAAACGTTTGGGTATCAATGACACAGGTTACATCCTGATTTATGGCGGTTCTGGTAAGTTGTCCCAAATCAATGGTGCTGATACCAGCTATCCTGTAGCTAGTTGGCAACAAATTATTCAAGATTGTCAACGCAAACAACCAGATTTACCAGTGGTGGTTATTAAAGAAACTGAGGATGATAAATTTGTTTCTTCCCTGGTGCAATCTTGTCCCGGTATTAAAGTAATTGCCATTGATGATGTGGGCAAATTAACTGCCATAATTGGTGGAGCAAGTTTAATGCTTTCTCTCAACAGTGCGCCCCTACAAGTGGCTGTAGCTGTACAAACCTATACTATCGCCCTACTTGGTTCTACAGACCCAGGAAAGATATTACCAACCAGTGATAAATTCCTCGCCATTAAATCCCCCACTGGCAAAACCGCTGACATAGCACCTGCAACCGTCTTAGAAAAAATCTGGGGCGGTTAA
- a CDS encoding CRR6 family NdhI maturation factor — protein MTITISLHNDSINNLDLSPALKVIEPLLQEESITSQEQQLRFEINYSREANDPRELSEIPEVRLWFVRLDAKYPWLPFLLDWKAGELARYAAMLVPHQFIKKEGIQYNPEALEIFLMHKIFILSDWLKQQSIPTPFRLKSFAQVLGYELEDGFFEMIEKR, from the coding sequence ATGACAATCACAATCAGCCTTCATAACGACTCTATAAATAATCTAGATTTGTCACCTGCATTAAAGGTAATTGAACCATTGCTGCAAGAGGAATCCATTACATCCCAGGAACAGCAATTGCGCTTTGAAATCAATTACTCACGGGAAGCAAATGATCCACGGGAGCTTTCGGAAATTCCAGAGGTCAGGTTGTGGTTTGTGCGTTTAGATGCCAAATATCCCTGGTTGCCGTTTTTACTAGATTGGAAAGCTGGGGAATTAGCCCGTTATGCTGCTATGCTAGTACCCCATCAGTTTATTAAAAAAGAAGGTATACAGTACAACCCTGAAGCCTTAGAAATCTTTTTGATGCACAAAATTTTTATTTTAAGTGATTGGCTAAAACAACAAAGTATTCCTACACCATTCCGACTTAAATCTTTCGCGCAAGTCTTGGGCTATGAATTAGAAGATGGCTTTTTTGAAATGATTGAAAAAAGATAG
- a CDS encoding Fur family transcriptional regulator, with translation MQKPAISTKAIRSLEDALDRCQILGMRVSRQRRFILELLWQAKEHLSAREIYDRLNQQGKEIGHTSVYQNLEALSSQGIIECIEHCDGRLYGNVTDAHSHVNCLDTNQILDVHIEIPEELIQQVEAQTGVKISGYTINFFGHRNLHPDHNGHYHQQ, from the coding sequence ATGCAAAAACCAGCTATTTCTACAAAAGCAATTCGTTCTTTAGAAGATGCTCTAGATCGGTGTCAAATACTAGGTATGCGTGTTAGCCGCCAGCGCCGATTTATACTAGAATTACTATGGCAAGCTAAAGAACATCTTTCCGCTAGAGAGATTTACGATCGCTTGAACCAACAAGGTAAAGAGATTGGCCATACTTCTGTTTATCAAAATTTAGAAGCTCTATCCAGTCAAGGTATTATTGAGTGTATTGAACATTGTGATGGGCGGTTATATGGTAATGTGACTGATGCTCACAGTCATGTTAACTGCTTAGATACAAATCAAATTTTAGATGTGCATATAGAAATACCAGAAGAATTGATCCAGCAAGTTGAGGCACAAACCGGAGTGAAGATTAGTGGCTACACCATCAACTTTTTTGGACACCGTAACTTACATCCAGATCACAATGGTCATTATCATCAGCAATAA
- a CDS encoding DUF3685 domain-containing protein, with the protein MSDRPLSSLNLQLLLIDPDPIFRLGLRVALETIPHLQVIADVPTDTAALQVLAEIVAPDQNQVNLIVLELGNGSSSESQQLGLQFCRQLKALYPHIPILLLSSISTPELLSAAKNTDVNGYCPKGISISELVPIMQEIASGGYYWLGSTGINSPLSHLPFARLRNNIRLTGINHINNNLSAVTAQLKIPGLPLLDKAILAGQRRELLAARWVVNNLLSAPEERQEIQKSQPLPLPISYSNSAISKAESQQMETVIPPLLSPKALQSIIFTSCTNKLQFPLQNLTDIPLEIDILREDKKRELLYIILQKVSQKLDDLRSSKVEIQQIPELKNQILNNLWESAITEFYGKSSRINVGDINIEIVTFLLKNAAGVETEILNKIPLVEDLFSYLLWQTDLYVDNISYSAGTEPANSQASMILENVLIQVANGVLQPLLNSLADVETIKQNFYDRHLISTREIERFRNNLSWKYRLNNYVNEAQAIFESRYELFVFAPRGIAKISIYSPRNQELAKLSGVPLAVTLLLECRDAIAPRLQSLLSFFGNGIVFVLTQIIGRGLGLVARGILQGIGSVSLTEKTLKRNSDKQNNNEGRRPFL; encoded by the coding sequence ATGAGCGATCGCCCTTTAAGTAGTTTAAATTTACAATTATTATTAATTGACCCAGACCCCATCTTTCGTCTAGGACTAAGGGTAGCTCTAGAAACAATCCCCCACCTACAAGTAATAGCCGATGTTCCCACCGATACCGCAGCCTTACAGGTTTTAGCGGAAATTGTAGCACCTGATCAAAACCAAGTCAATCTAATAGTTTTAGAATTAGGAAATGGCAGTTCTAGCGAATCTCAACAGCTAGGGTTACAATTTTGCAGACAACTTAAAGCTTTATACCCTCATATACCCATTTTGTTGCTTAGTTCTATATCTACACCAGAACTGTTATCAGCAGCAAAAAATACAGATGTAAATGGCTATTGTCCTAAAGGTATATCTATTTCTGAATTAGTACCCATCATGCAAGAAATAGCATCAGGTGGTTACTATTGGTTAGGATCAACAGGAATAAATTCCCCTTTATCTCATTTACCTTTTGCCAGACTCAGAAATAATATCAGGTTAACAGGAATTAATCATATTAATAATAATCTGTCCGCAGTTACCGCACAATTAAAAATTCCTGGATTACCATTATTAGATAAAGCTATTCTTGCAGGACAAAGAAGAGAACTTTTAGCAGCGCGTTGGGTAGTAAATAACTTATTGTCTGCACCAGAAGAAAGACAAGAAATACAAAAATCTCAACCATTACCGCTACCCATTTCTTACTCAAATAGCGCCATTAGTAAAGCAGAATCACAACAAATGGAAACTGTTATACCGCCTTTACTGAGTCCAAAAGCACTACAATCTATAATATTTACATCTTGTACTAATAAACTCCAGTTTCCTTTACAAAATCTGACAGACATACCTTTAGAAATTGATATTCTGCGTGAAGACAAAAAAAGAGAACTTCTTTATATCATCTTACAAAAAGTATCTCAAAAATTAGATGATCTACGTAGCTCAAAAGTCGAAATTCAACAAATACCTGAGTTAAAAAATCAGATTCTCAATAATTTATGGGAATCAGCAATTACCGAATTTTACGGTAAATCTTCCCGGATAAATGTCGGAGATATCAATATAGAAATAGTCACTTTTTTATTGAAAAATGCAGCAGGTGTAGAAACTGAAATCCTCAATAAAATTCCCTTAGTCGAAGACTTGTTTTCTTATCTCCTTTGGCAAACAGATTTATATGTTGATAATATCTCTTATTCCGCAGGAACTGAACCTGCAAATTCTCAAGCATCAATGATTTTAGAGAATGTACTAATTCAAGTTGCTAATGGTGTATTACAACCATTGCTAAATTCCTTGGCAGATGTAGAAACCATCAAACAAAATTTTTATGATCGTCATTTAATTTCTACAAGAGAAATTGAAAGATTTAGAAATAATTTATCTTGGAAATACAGATTGAATAATTATGTGAATGAAGCCCAGGCAATTTTTGAAAGTCGCTATGAACTATTTGTATTTGCACCTCGTGGTATTGCCAAAATATCAATTTATTCTCCTCGTAACCAAGAGTTAGCAAAACTGTCTGGAGTTCCTTTAGCGGTTACATTACTGTTAGAATGTCGGGATGCGATCGCACCTCGGTTACAATCTCTATTATCTTTTTTCGGTAATGGAATTGTATTTGTATTAACACAAATCATTGGTCGTGGTTTAGGTTTAGTTGCCCGTGGTATTCTTCAAGGTATTGGTAGTGTTTCCTTAACAGAAAAAACTTTAAAACGTAATAGCGACAAGCAAAACAATAACGAAGGTAGGAGGCCGTTTTTGTAA
- the asnS gene encoding asparagine--tRNA ligase, which produces MIKHRIAEILRSGQPEETLTVQGWVRTKRELKGFAFLEVNDGSCLANLQIVINQELPNYEAILKQINTGASVEVAGILVASQGKGQRIELKADAVKVYGDADPETYPLQKKRHSFEFLRSIAHLRGRTNSFGSVFRVRNACANAIHQFFQERGFMWVHTPILTASDCEGAGELFSVTSLNLKNIPRTENKEVDYSQDFFGKPTYLTVSGQLEAEIMAMAFSNVYTFGPTFRAENSNTSRHLAEFWMVEPEMAFCDLEGDMNLAEDFLKHIFKYVMETCAEDMEFFNQRIDNTVLETANNIINNQFERLTYTDAVKLLEKADVKFEYPVSWGADLQSEHERYLAEQLFKKPVIVTDYPAQIKAFYMRLNNDEKTVRAMDILAPKIGEIIGGSQREERLDVLEKRVLAQGMKTEDLWWYLDLRRYGTVPHAGFGLGFERLVQFMTGMGNIRDVIPFPRTPQSAEF; this is translated from the coding sequence ATGATTAAACATCGAATTGCCGAAATATTAAGAAGTGGTCAACCAGAAGAAACCTTAACAGTACAAGGTTGGGTAAGAACCAAACGCGAATTAAAAGGATTTGCCTTTTTAGAAGTTAACGATGGTTCATGTTTAGCCAACTTACAAATAGTTATCAATCAAGAATTACCAAACTACGAAGCCATATTAAAACAGATAAATACAGGTGCTTCTGTCGAAGTTGCAGGAATATTAGTTGCATCTCAAGGAAAAGGACAGAGAATAGAACTAAAAGCAGATGCAGTAAAAGTTTACGGAGATGCTGATCCCGAAACTTATCCTCTGCAAAAGAAACGTCATTCCTTTGAGTTTTTAAGAAGCATTGCCCATTTAAGAGGTAGAACTAACTCCTTTGGATCAGTATTTCGGGTAAGAAATGCTTGTGCAAATGCCATACATCAATTTTTCCAAGAACGGGGTTTTATGTGGGTACATACTCCCATTTTAACCGCCAGTGATTGTGAAGGTGCAGGAGAATTATTTAGTGTTACAAGTTTGAATTTAAAAAATATTCCCCGCACAGAAAATAAAGAAGTTGATTATAGTCAAGACTTCTTTGGCAAACCAACTTATTTAACAGTAAGTGGACAATTAGAAGCAGAAATAATGGCAATGGCGTTTAGTAACGTCTATACTTTTGGTCCCACATTCCGGGCGGAAAATTCTAACACTTCTCGTCACTTAGCCGAATTTTGGATGGTAGAACCAGAAATGGCATTTTGTGATTTAGAAGGAGATATGAATTTAGCAGAAGATTTCTTAAAACATATTTTTAAATATGTGATGGAAACCTGTGCTGAAGACATGGAATTTTTCAATCAAAGAATTGATAATACTGTTTTAGAAACTGCTAACAATATTATTAACAATCAATTTGAAAGATTGACTTATACCGATGCAGTCAAACTTTTAGAAAAAGCGGATGTAAAATTTGAATATCCTGTAAGTTGGGGTGCGGATTTACAGTCAGAACATGAGCGTTATTTAGCGGAACAATTGTTTAAAAAACCTGTGATTGTGACAGATTATCCAGCGCAAATTAAAGCCTTTTATATGCGGTTGAATAATGATGAAAAAACCGTGAGAGCGATGGATATTTTAGCACCGAAAATAGGTGAAATTATTGGAGGTTCGCAACGGGAAGAAAGATTAGATGTGTTAGAAAAACGGGTTTTAGCACAGGGAATGAAAACAGAAGATTTGTGGTGGTATTTAGATTTACGTCGTTATGGTACTGTACCTCATGCTGGTTTCGGTTTAGGGTTTGAAAGACTGGTGCAGTTTATGACAGGTATGGGGAATATTCGGGATGTGATTCCTTTCCCCCGTACACCACAAAGCGCGGAGTTTTAA
- a CDS encoding DUF6439 family protein yields the protein MYQTSQLNDVTTLELAQALMEKLTISPDDWHRLKSNRNARASELVAAAMVFLVKNEPQEAQARLEQAIGWLDKSISAPPCPTHGKH from the coding sequence ATGTATCAAACCAGTCAATTAAATGATGTTACTACTCTGGAACTTGCCCAAGCTTTGATGGAAAAATTGACTATTTCTCCTGATGACTGGCATCGTCTCAAGTCTAACCGCAATGCCCGCGCTAGTGAGCTTGTAGCGGCTGCTATGGTGTTTTTGGTCAAAAATGAGCCTCAAGAGGCTCAAGCTAGGTTAGAACAGGCTATAGGCTGGTTAGATAAGTCTATTTCTGCCCCTCCCTGTCCCACTCACGGTAAACATTGA
- a CDS encoding ATP-binding protein has product MITISLRPLGRSWGTISFASTLYLCPILDLLLADIPTKLHAELRLGLQEALVNAAKHGNNLDPSKLVVVRFSLIDNQYWWIISNQGNGFTPCCNPDSDPTDFLPPDESENGRGMSLLHLIFDQVQWNRKGTELRLCKQIENRRLLSLRR; this is encoded by the coding sequence GTGATTACCATTTCTCTTCGTCCACTTGGGCGCTCTTGGGGTACTATTAGTTTTGCCTCCACTCTTTATCTATGCCCAATATTAGATTTATTATTGGCAGATATTCCCACAAAATTACACGCCGAACTGCGTTTAGGACTTCAAGAAGCCCTAGTAAACGCAGCTAAACACGGCAATAATCTTGATCCCAGTAAACTAGTAGTAGTTCGTTTTTCCTTGATAGATAATCAATATTGGTGGATTATTTCCAATCAAGGTAATGGTTTTACTCCCTGTTGTAATCCTGATAGTGATCCCACTGACTTTTTACCACCAGATGAATCAGAAAATGGTCGAGGAATGTCTCTACTGCATCTAATTTTTGATCAAGTACAATGGAACCGTAAAGGAACAGAATTAAGACTTTGCAAGCAAATAGAAAATCGGCGTTTGTTATCTTTAAGAAGATAG
- the rlmD gene encoding 23S rRNA (uracil(1939)-C(5))-methyltransferase RlmD, with translation MTNTVWQQGEVIELEISDLSDTGDGVGRFDQRVVFVPDTVVSDRTLVRLTHVKPKYAHATLKQILQPSPQRIRPSCIVADKCGGCQWQHINYDYQLTAKHNQVTQALERIGGFVNPPVAPVLSTSSSLGYRNKATYPVRISATGQVQAGYYQKGSHQLINLNQCPVQDSRLNPLLAEVKQDIQKRGWSIYDENRHQGQIRHLSLRIGRRTGEMLLTLVVKDRNLPDIETQAQQWLQRYPQLVGVCLNRNSDRTNAIFGKDTTCIAGIPYLREKFAGLEFQIRPDTFFQVHTETAEALLQVIQSELNLQGHEVLVDAYCGIGTLTLPLAKQARQVIGLEVQSAAVEQAIFNAQQNGINNVTFQVGAVEKNLPNLGIIPDIVLLDPPRKGCEANVIKSLLNLKPSRIIYVSCKVATLARDLKLLCEHGQYHLTRVQPADFFPQTAHVETAAFLQRYPC, from the coding sequence ATGACTAATACAGTTTGGCAACAGGGTGAAGTAATAGAACTGGAAATTTCTGATTTAAGCGACACTGGCGATGGTGTAGGGCGCTTTGATCAGCGTGTGGTTTTTGTTCCCGATACAGTAGTGAGCGATCGCACTTTAGTCAGACTTACACACGTTAAACCCAAATATGCTCATGCTACCCTCAAACAAATCCTCCAACCCTCTCCACAACGTATCCGACCTAGTTGTATTGTTGCTGATAAATGTGGTGGTTGTCAGTGGCAACATATAAATTATGATTATCAGCTTACAGCAAAGCATAATCAAGTCACTCAAGCTTTAGAAAGAATAGGCGGTTTTGTTAACCCCCCAGTAGCTCCCGTCTTATCAACATCATCATCTTTAGGTTATCGCAACAAAGCCACCTATCCCGTCCGTATCTCAGCTACCGGACAAGTTCAAGCCGGTTATTACCAAAAAGGTAGCCATCAACTCATTAACTTAAATCAATGTCCAGTTCAAGACTCCCGTTTAAATCCTTTATTAGCTGAAGTCAAGCAGGATATTCAAAAGCGGGGTTGGTCAATTTATGACGAAAACCGCCACCAAGGACAAATTCGCCATTTAAGTTTACGCATAGGTCGCCGCACAGGGGAAATGCTACTAACTTTAGTAGTCAAAGATAGAAATTTACCAGACATTGAAACCCAAGCACAGCAATGGTTACAGCGTTATCCCCAGTTAGTAGGAGTTTGTTTAAATCGCAATAGCGATCGCACAAATGCTATATTTGGAAAAGATACAACTTGTATTGCAGGGATTCCTTACCTGCGAGAAAAATTCGCTGGTTTAGAATTTCAAATCCGCCCGGATACATTTTTTCAAGTTCATACAGAAACGGCTGAAGCACTGTTACAAGTCATTCAGTCAGAATTAAATTTACAAGGTCATGAAGTTTTAGTAGATGCCTATTGTGGTATTGGTACTTTAACTTTACCCCTAGCAAAACAAGCACGCCAAGTTATTGGCTTGGAAGTGCAATCAGCAGCCGTAGAACAGGCAATTTTCAATGCCCAACAAAACGGAATTAATAATGTTACATTTCAAGTAGGAGCAGTGGAGAAAAATTTACCAAATTTGGGAATTATACCAGATATTGTCTTACTTGATCCGCCACGTAAAGGATGTGAAGCTAATGTCATCAAATCTTTACTGAACCTGAAACCTTCGCGCATTATTTACGTCAGTTGTAAAGTAGCCACCTTGGCTCGTGACCTAAAATTATTGTGTGAACATGGACAATACCATCTTACAAGAGTACAGCCAGCCGACTTTTTTCCCCAAACCGCTCACGTAGAAACAGCAGCCTTTCTCCAGCGATATCCATGCTAA
- a CDS encoding allophycocyanin subunit alpha-B: protein MTVISQVILQADDELRYPSSGELKSIKEFLQTGAQRTRIAATLSENEKKIVQEATKKLWQKRPDFIAPGGNAYGDKQRALCIRDFGWYLRLITYGVLAGDKEPIEKIGLIGVREMYNSLGVPVPGMVEAINCLKQASLGLLSGEDAAAAEPYFDYIIQAMS, encoded by the coding sequence ATGACTGTAATTAGCCAAGTTATTCTCCAAGCTGACGACGAACTGCGTTACCCTAGCAGTGGCGAACTCAAAAGTATCAAAGAATTTTTGCAAACAGGCGCACAGCGGACTAGAATCGCTGCTACCCTGTCAGAAAACGAAAAAAAGATAGTTCAGGAAGCAACCAAAAAACTTTGGCAAAAGCGCCCTGACTTTATCGCTCCCGGTGGCAATGCTTACGGAGATAAGCAACGCGCTTTATGTATCCGTGACTTCGGCTGGTATCTGCGCTTAATTACCTATGGTGTGCTTGCAGGTGACAAAGAACCAATTGAAAAAATTGGGTTGATTGGTGTACGGGAAATGTACAATTCTCTGGGTGTTCCTGTACCGGGAATGGTAGAAGCTATCAACTGCCTTAAACAAGCATCCTTGGGCTTACTAAGTGGTGAAGATGCAGCAGCAGCAGAGCCTTACTTTGATTACATCATTCAAGCGATGTCCTAA
- a CDS encoding Rpn family recombination-promoting nuclease/putative transposase — protein MKTDTIFYQLFQTLPNILFELIGKPATEAENYQFTSVEIKELAFRFDGLFIPNSDIPQQPIYFVEVQFQPKTDFYWKLFAEIFVYLNQYKPKNDFHAVAIFAKRSLDPGVPIQYRGLLMSQQVTIIYLDELEVTNDNSVGLGMVQLVVEKEETAIDHSQQLMDKSRQQFTDAAQRQKVLQLLETILVYKFNNLTRQEIEAMFTFEDLKQTRYFRDVAEEERKKGRLQGRLEGRLETVPLLIELGLTVEEIATRLDVDIEAVRKVAEKSGDQNSVE, from the coding sequence GTGAAAACAGATACTATCTTCTATCAACTCTTTCAAACATTACCAAATATTCTTTTTGAATTGATTGGTAAACCAGCTACAGAAGCAGAAAATTATCAATTTACATCTGTAGAAATAAAAGAGTTAGCATTTCGGTTTGATGGGTTATTCATACCAAATTCAGATATACCTCAACAACCGATTTATTTTGTTGAGGTGCAATTTCAACCAAAAACGGATTTTTACTGGAAATTATTTGCGGAAATCTTTGTTTACCTCAATCAATATAAACCAAAAAATGATTTTCATGCAGTGGCAATTTTTGCTAAACGCAGTTTAGATCCTGGTGTACCTATCCAGTATCGAGGTTTGCTAATGAGTCAGCAAGTAACAATCATTTATTTAGATGAGTTAGAAGTCACAAATGATAACTCTGTAGGGTTGGGTATGGTACAGTTAGTAGTAGAGAAAGAAGAAACTGCAATTGATCACAGTCAACAGTTAATGGACAAATCTCGACAACAATTTACAGATGCAGCCCAAAGGCAAAAAGTCTTACAATTGTTAGAGACGATCTTAGTTTATAAATTCAATAATTTAACTCGTCAGGAGATAGAAGCAATGTTTACTTTTGAAGATTTAAAGCAAACAAGATATTTCCGAGATGTTGCGGAAGAAGAAAGAAAAAAAGGTAGGTTACAAGGTAGGTTAGAAGGTAGGTTAGAAACAGTACCTCTATTAATAGAGTTAGGTTTGACGGTGGAAGAAATAGCGACAAGGTTAGATGTAGATATTGAAGCAGTGAGGAAGGTTGCGGAAAAATCTGGGGATCAAAATTCTGTGGAGTAG